In the genome of Streptomyces sp. SAI-127, the window GCCTCGGTCACGAAGAAGGACTCGGCCACGAAGAGGGCCGCGGGGCCGAAGAAGGCCGCAGCCGCCAAGGAGGCTGTCGCCAAGAAGGGCGCGGCCACCAAGAAGGCTGTCGCGAAGAAGACGGCCACCAAGGACGCGGCCACCAAGAAGGCTGCGGTCGCCAAGAAGGCCTCCGCGAAGAAGGCCGTCGCCAAGAAGGGTGCGGTCGCCAACAAGGCTGTCGCCAGGAAGGCTGTCGCGAAGAAGGCGGCCACCGGGAAGGCAGCCACGAAGAAGGCGGTGACGAAGAAGGCGGCCACGAAGAAGACCGCAGCGAAGGACACGGCCGCGACCGAGCGCGCGGCCAAGGGCACGACCGCGACGAAGGCCGCGGGGAGGAAGACGGCCGCGAAGGACATCGCGGTCGAGGAGAAGGCCGCCACGGAGGCCGATGCCCCGCAGGGGGACGCCGGGCAGGGCACCTCCGGGAAGAACACCCTCACCAAGAGGGCGGCCAGGAAAAGCACGGCCAAGAAGGCGGGCGCGGCCGAGGCCGCGAAGCAGACGGGAGCCACGACAGTGGTTGCGAAGAAGACTCCTGGCACGGCCACGGCGGCGAAGACCGCCCTACCCAACGCGCGGGTCTCCGCGGTGGAGCCCGGCGAGCTCGCGGTGCGCCCGGGTGAGGACCCGTGGACGCCCGAAGAGGTCTCCGAGGCGCGCGCAGAGCTCACGGCCGAGGCCTTGCGGCTGAGTACCGAGATCACCACCTCGGAGGAGTCCCTGGTCGGGCTCATGAGGGACTCCGGGGACGGCGCCGGCGACGACCAGGCCGACACCGGGACCAAGAACATCACGCGCGAGAGCGAGATGGCCCTCGCGGCCAACGCGCGCGAGATGCTCCTCCAGACCGAACGCGCCCTGGGCCGGCTCGACGCCGGCACCTACGGCCTGTGCGAGAACTGCGGCAATCCCATCGGCAAGGCACGCATGCAGGCCTTCCCGCGCGCGACCCTGTGCGTGGAGTGCAAGCAGAAGCAGGAACGCCGGTACTGAGGGTCTTTGGAGGCGTGTCGTACCCTCGTCCTCAGTCAGGTATCTAGGTCGAGGGACTCACGTGACAGAGGCGGAGCGCATCATCGGTACGCCGGATTCCCCAGAGGCGGCGGGGGCGGAGCCGGAGCAGGACCAGACGGCGCGGCCCAGGGGCAGGCGTCGTATCGCCGTGCTGTTCACGGTGGCCGCCTTCGCGTACGCCCTCGACCTGGTCAGCAAGATGATCGTGGTCGCCAAGCTGGAGCACCACGAGCCGATCGAGATCGTCGGGGACTGGCTGAGGTTCGAGGCGATCCGCAACGCGGGCGCGGCCTTCGGCTTCGGTGAGGCCTTCACCGTGATCTTCACGGTGATCGCGGCGGCCGTGATCGTGGTCATCGCCCGGCTCGCCCGCAAGCTCTACAGCCTGCCCTGGGCGATCGCGCTCGGTCTGCTGCTCGGCGGCGCGTTCGGCAACCTCACCGACCGGATCTTCCGCTCCCCGGGCGTGTTCGAGGGTGCGGTCGTCGACTTCATCGCGCCCAAGCACTTCGCCGTCTTCAACCTCGCCGACTCGGCGATCGTGTGCGGCGGCATCCTGATCGTGCTGCTGTCGTTCAAGGGACTCGACCCCGACGGCACGGTCCACAAGGACTGATCCACAGCCGCCGGTCGGGGCTGTCGGTGGTGTCCGGCATACTCGACGGGTGAGCACCGTTCCCGAGATCCGTACCCTGCCCGTGCCCGACGGCCTGGAGGGCGAGCGCGTCGACGCCGCCATCTCCCGCATGTTCGGCTTCTCCCGGACCAAGGCGGCCGAGATCGCCGCCGCGGGGAAGGTCACGGTCGACGGGTCGGTGGTCGGGAAGTCCGAGCGGGTGCACGGCGGGGCCTGGCTGGAGGTCGAGATGCCCCAGGCGGCCGCGCCGGTGCAGATCGTCGCCGAGCCGGTCGAGGGCATGGAGATCGTCCATGACGACGACGACGTGGTCGTGATCGCCAAGCCGGTGGGTGTCGCCGCGCATCCCAGCCCTGGCTGGACCGGGACGACCGTGATCGGCGGGCTCGCCGCCGCCGGGTACCGCATCTCGACCTCCGGTGCCGCCGAGCGCCAGGGGATCGTGCACCGGCTCGACGTGGGCACCTCGGGGCTGATGGTCGTGGCCAAGTCGGAGCGGGCGTACACCTCGCTCAAGCGGCAGTTCAAGGAGCGCACGGTCGACAAGCGGTACCACACGCTCGTTCAGGGCCACCCGGACCCGACCAGCGGCACCATCGACGCACCCATCGGCCGCCACCCCCAGCACGACTACAAGTGGGCGGTCACGGCCGAGGGCAAGCCGTCCGTGACGCACTACGACCTCATCGAGGCGTTCCGTGCGGCCTCCCTGCTCGATGTGAAGCTGGAGACCGGGCGCACCCACCAGATCCGCGTCCACATGGCGGCCCACCGCCACCCCTGGCGTCGGCGACCTGACGTACGGCGCCGACCCGACGCTCGCCAAGCGGCTCCGGCTGACCCGGCAGTGGCTGCACGCCGTGCGGCTCGGCTTCGAGCACCCGGGGGACGGGGAGTGGGTGGAGTTCGCGAGCGACTATCCGGCGGATCTGCAGCAGGCCCTGGACCTGGTGCGTGAGGAGACCTACGGGTGAGCACGCACGCGTACGTGGTGCGGGTCGCCGAGGACCCCGCCGACCGTGAGGCCTGCTTCACGCTGCGCAAGGAGGTCTTCGTCGGCGAGCAGGGCGTGCCGGAGGACATCGAGTACGACGCCTACGACGCCGTAGCGGTGCATGTGCTGGCCGTGCGGGAGGACGGGTTGCCGCTCGGGACCGGGCGGCTGCTGTACGGCGCGGCGGCGGCCGGGAAGACCGGCGGTGACCTGACCGTGGGGTCGCTGGGGCGGCTCGCCGTGACACAGGCGGCGCGCGGACTCGGGGTGGGGGCGGCTCTTGTGCGGGCCGTCGAGGACGCGGCACGCGCGCGTGGGCTCGTGGCCGTGGATCTGCACGCCCAGACGCATGCGCTGGGGTTCTACGAGCGGCTGGGGTACGTGGCGTACGGGCCGGAGTTTCCGGACGCGGGCATACCGCACCGGGCCATGCGGCGGGTTCTTTGACGCTCGGATCCGCGCCGACGGGAGAGGGCGAGCGAGCGGCGGTCGGGAAGGTCCGGGCGTGAAGCGGGCAGACTGAAGGGACCGTAGATTTGTCGATCTGCCCGGAGCTCTGACCGTGGATCAGTTGGCCCTGTTGTTCGTGTTGTTGCTGGGGGCTCTGATCAGTGTCCCGGTGGGAGACCGGTTCGGGTTGCCGGCGCCGGTGCTGATGACGCTGCTCGGGATCGTGCTCGCGGTACTGGACTTCGTACCGAATGTCGACATTCCACCCGAGCTGATCCTGCCCATTCTGCTGCCGCCGTTGCTCTATGCGGCGGTGCGGCGGACGTCGTGGCGGCAGTTCGCGGCCAACAAACGGCCGATCTTCCTGCTCGCCGTCGCGCTCGTGTTCGTCACCACCCTGTGCGTCGCCGTCGTCGCCCAGGCGATCGTGCCGGGACTGCCGATCGCCGCCGCCGTCGCGCTCGGCGCGCTGGTCGCGCCGCCCGACCCGGTCGCCGCGACCGCCGTGGCCGGCCAACTCGGGCTGCCCCGGAGGCTGGTGTCCATCCTGGAGGGCGAGGGGCTCTTCAACGACGTGACGGCGATCGTGCTCTACCACGTGGCCGTCGCCGCAGCCGTCAGCGGCTCCTTCACGGCCGGCAAGGCCGTCTTCGAGCTGGTGCTCTCCGCGGTGGTCGCCGTCGCCGTGGGGCTCGCGCTGGGCTGGGGGGCCAACAAGCTGATGGATCTGCTGGGTGACGCCACTCTCCAGATCGGGCTGACGGTACTCGTGCCGTACGCCTCCTACGTGCTCGCCGAGGAGCTCCACGGCTCCGGGGTGCTCGCGGTGCTGACCACCGCCCTGTTCATCGCGGAGTACGCCACCGACGCCGACGACGTGATGACCCGGCTCGCCGGGCACACCTTCTGGGACATCGTCGACACGCTCGTGACCGGCGTGGCCTTCGGGCTCATCGGACTCGAACTGCACAACGCGATCCGGACGGCGTCCGGACGCTGGGGCGAGATGCTCGGCTGGGCCGCCGCGATCGTGGCCGTGGTCGTGCTCGTACGGCTGCTGTGGCTGTTGCCGGCGACCTGGCTCACCAAGCGCATGCACGCCAAGCGGGACATCGACGAGGAGATCCCGATGGGATGGCGGGAGACCGTCATCATGTGGTGGTCCGGGATGCGGGGCGTGGCGTCCGTGGCGCTGGCGCTGGCCATCCCGCTGGAGACCGACTC includes:
- a CDS encoding TraR/DksA family transcriptional regulator, which translates into the protein MVAKKTAVQQSASGRSTHARASGGEAKGAAAKAVKAVGAAAKSVAKKAAVKSTRAGGEKAGAKKAAPRKTSGAKKATAAPGGRTGGEKVAAGRPAAETPVGRTAEVTKGVGKASVTKKDSATKRAAGPKKAAAAKEAVAKKGAATKKAVAKKTATKDAATKKAAVAKKASAKKAVAKKGAVANKAVARKAVAKKAATGKAATKKAVTKKAATKKTAAKDTAATERAAKGTTATKAAGRKTAAKDIAVEEKAATEADAPQGDAGQGTSGKNTLTKRAARKSTAKKAGAAEAAKQTGATTVVAKKTPGTATAAKTALPNARVSAVEPGELAVRPGEDPWTPEEVSEARAELTAEALRLSTEITTSEESLVGLMRDSGDGAGDDQADTGTKNITRESEMALAANAREMLLQTERALGRLDAGTYGLCENCGNPIGKARMQAFPRATLCVECKQKQERRY
- the lspA gene encoding signal peptidase II; protein product: MTEAERIIGTPDSPEAAGAEPEQDQTARPRGRRRIAVLFTVAAFAYALDLVSKMIVVAKLEHHEPIEIVGDWLRFEAIRNAGAAFGFGEAFTVIFTVIAAAVIVVIARLARKLYSLPWAIALGLLLGGAFGNLTDRIFRSPGVFEGAVVDFIAPKHFAVFNLADSAIVCGGILIVLLSFKGLDPDGTVHKD
- a CDS encoding GNAT family N-acetyltransferase, with protein sequence MSTHAYVVRVAEDPADREACFTLRKEVFVGEQGVPEDIEYDAYDAVAVHVLAVREDGLPLGTGRLLYGAAAAGKTGGDLTVGSLGRLAVTQAARGLGVGAALVRAVEDAARARGLVAVDLHAQTHALGFYERLGYVAYGPEFPDAGIPHRAMRRVL
- a CDS encoding Na+/H+ antiporter codes for the protein MDQLALLFVLLLGALISVPVGDRFGLPAPVLMTLLGIVLAVLDFVPNVDIPPELILPILLPPLLYAAVRRTSWRQFAANKRPIFLLAVALVFVTTLCVAVVAQAIVPGLPIAAAVALGALVAPPDPVAATAVAGQLGLPRRLVSILEGEGLFNDVTAIVLYHVAVAAAVSGSFTAGKAVFELVLSAVVAVAVGLALGWGANKLMDLLGDATLQIGLTVLVPYASYVLAEELHGSGVLAVLTTALFIAEYATDADDVMTRLAGHTFWDIVDTLVTGVAFGLIGLELHNAIRTASGRWGEMLGWAAAIVAVVVLVRLLWLLPATWLTKRMHAKRDIDEEIPMGWRETVIMWWSGMRGVASVALALAIPLETDSGAGFPDRDEIVFIAFGVIMATLVLQGLTLPWLVKRLGVRADSEREMEFEKTLAVRAAKAAKKRLREIESVEELPEELSEQMLRRAFEIGVRISPEMGDEERREARRRLKRVRRIHGEMLSAARHEVLAARSEPGADPEIVDRVLRHLDVRSLR